Proteins found in one Erythrobacter sp. 3-20A1M genomic segment:
- a CDS encoding 2-oxoacid:acceptor oxidoreductase subunit alpha gives MATAARAPQEQARDPQSPDAVVVRFAGDSGDGMQLTGGQFTLSTALAGNDLATFPDFPAEIRAPQGTLFGVSAFQINFGSRAINTAGDAPDVLVAMNPAALKVNLAALKPGGLVIADTGEFTKRNLDKAKYDSNPIEDGSLAPFDVLAFDISQRTIEAVEPFGLGKKDALRCKNMWTLGLALWMFDRPREPLHDWLKQKFAKKPEIAEANIAALDAGHAYGETAELAGPLKQVHIPPVPSEPGLYRTITGAEAVSLGLVAGAQLAELPMFFGGYPITPASAILHHLARLKEYGVTTFQAEDEIAAICAAIGASYAGQLGVTSSSGPGIALKTEAIGLGIMVELPLVIVNSQRGGPSTGLPTKTEQSDLYQAVYGRNGDAPMPVVSTRSPSDAFECAIEACRIAVQYMTPVMLLTDGYIANAAEPWKVPDPAKYEAFPAKFMEERENGELLPYKRDAKGARPWIKPGTPSLMHRIGGIEKDALSGNISYDPANHQAMTDARKGKVEGIAVPDQEVSSGESTGTLAVVGWGSTYGPIRQAVRRAIAKGCSVSHIHVRHIWPLPANMGELLAGFDHVLVPEMNTGQFKTVLRDQFLVDCESLTKTSGQPFSIGELEEAIAAYFDDVDGNEGGAVEVNETQLPGRESGHDDGSYPDAPFHGAGATAPGKGSDEEAVNQ, from the coding sequence ATGGCAACAGCCGCCAGGGCCCCGCAGGAGCAGGCCCGAGACCCGCAATCCCCCGACGCCGTCGTGGTCCGTTTCGCCGGAGATTCCGGCGACGGCATGCAGCTGACCGGCGGTCAGTTCACACTGTCGACCGCGCTGGCGGGCAACGATCTGGCGACCTTCCCGGATTTCCCGGCGGAGATCCGCGCACCGCAGGGCACGCTGTTCGGCGTGTCGGCGTTCCAGATCAATTTCGGCTCTCGCGCGATCAACACGGCAGGCGACGCGCCCGACGTGCTGGTGGCGATGAACCCCGCGGCGCTGAAGGTGAACCTCGCCGCGCTGAAGCCCGGCGGGCTGGTGATCGCCGACACGGGCGAGTTCACGAAGCGCAATCTCGACAAGGCGAAATACGACAGCAATCCGATCGAGGACGGCAGCCTCGCGCCCTTCGACGTGCTCGCTTTCGACATCTCGCAGCGCACGATCGAGGCGGTCGAGCCCTTCGGCCTCGGCAAGAAGGATGCGCTACGCTGCAAGAACATGTGGACGCTGGGCCTCGCGCTGTGGATGTTCGACCGCCCGCGCGAGCCGCTGCACGACTGGCTCAAGCAGAAATTCGCGAAGAAGCCCGAAATCGCGGAGGCGAATATCGCCGCGCTCGACGCGGGCCATGCCTATGGCGAGACCGCCGAGCTGGCGGGGCCGCTGAAGCAGGTCCACATCCCGCCGGTGCCGAGCGAGCCGGGCCTTTACCGGACCATCACCGGCGCGGAGGCGGTCAGCCTGGGGCTGGTCGCGGGTGCGCAGCTGGCCGAGCTGCCGATGTTCTTCGGCGGCTATCCGATCACGCCTGCCAGCGCGATCCTGCACCACCTCGCGCGACTGAAGGAATATGGCGTCACCACCTTCCAGGCGGAGGACGAGATCGCCGCGATCTGCGCCGCGATCGGGGCGAGCTATGCCGGGCAGCTGGGCGTCACCAGCTCCAGCGGGCCGGGCATCGCGCTGAAGACCGAGGCGATCGGGCTGGGCATCATGGTCGAGCTGCCGCTGGTGATTGTGAATTCGCAGCGGGGCGGCCCGTCCACCGGCCTTCCGACCAAGACCGAGCAGAGCGACCTCTATCAGGCGGTCTATGGCCGCAACGGCGATGCGCCGATGCCGGTGGTGTCTACGCGCAGCCCCTCCGACGCGTTCGAATGCGCGATCGAGGCGTGCCGCATCGCGGTGCAATACATGACTCCGGTGATGCTGCTGACCGATGGCTACATCGCCAATGCCGCCGAACCATGGAAGGTGCCGGACCCGGCGAAGTACGAAGCTTTCCCGGCGAAGTTCATGGAAGAGCGCGAGAATGGCGAATTGCTGCCGTACAAGCGCGATGCGAAGGGCGCGCGGCCGTGGATCAAGCCCGGCACGCCCAGCCTGATGCACCGCATCGGGGGGATCGAGAAGGACGCGCTGAGCGGCAACATCTCCTACGATCCGGCCAACCATCAGGCGATGACCGACGCGCGCAAGGGCAAGGTGGAAGGCATCGCGGTGCCCGATCAGGAGGTATCCTCCGGCGAGAGCACCGGCACGCTGGCCGTAGTCGGCTGGGGCAGCACCTACGGGCCGATCCGGCAGGCAGTGCGCCGCGCCATCGCGAAGGGGTGCTCGGTCAGCCACATCCATGTGCGCCACATCTGGCCGCTGCCCGCCAATATGGGCGAGCTGCTCGCAGGGTTCGACCATGTGCTGGTGCCCGAAATGAACACCGGGCAGTTCAAGACCGTGCTGCGCGACCAGTTCCTTGTCGATTGCGAGAGCCTGACGAAGACGAGCGGTCAGCCGTTCAGCATCGGCGAACTCGAAGAGGCGATCGCGGCCTATTTCGACGATGTCGACGGCAATGAAGGCGGCGCGGTCGAAGTCAACGAAACGCAACTGCCGGGCCGTGAGAGCGGCCACGACGACGGATCATATCCAGACGCACCGTTCCACGGCGCAGGAGCGACTGCTCCGGGCAAGGGTTCGGATGAGGAAGCGGTGAACCAATGA
- a CDS encoding alpha/beta hydrolase: MSEQTDHFVRDDVRAFLDFLESAGRPPMSELSLEEARAGMHASVHIAELPAKDMAVKRDLSCPGPAGDIPLRLYDARESREAGPVMVFFHGGGFVIGDLDTHDALCSELSASLDIPVVSVDYRLAPEHPFPAAPDDAEAAARWVASNPTELNRKTTGLVLCGDSAGGNLTIVTAQSLADEPADVPVLVQAPIYPLADDIAGHQSFQDFSEGYLLTRDAMSFFTRSYAPTEGDVRNWPILRQAHDLPPAVLCTAGLDPLRDSGRNYAAHLIQAGVDVTYMEFPGIIHGFANLRKAIASGQSDLAAFTHAIAAMLERHAK; this comes from the coding sequence ATGTCCGAGCAAACCGACCACTTCGTGCGCGATGACGTTCGCGCCTTCCTCGATTTTCTCGAAAGCGCCGGCAGGCCGCCGATGAGCGAGCTGTCGCTGGAGGAAGCGCGCGCCGGCATGCACGCCAGCGTGCACATCGCCGAACTGCCGGCGAAGGACATGGCGGTGAAGCGCGACCTTTCCTGCCCCGGCCCGGCTGGCGACATCCCCTTGCGCCTCTACGACGCGCGGGAAAGTCGCGAGGCGGGGCCGGTCATGGTCTTCTTCCACGGTGGCGGGTTCGTGATCGGCGACCTCGACACCCATGACGCATTGTGCAGCGAACTCTCCGCCTCGCTCGATATTCCGGTGGTTTCGGTCGACTATCGCCTCGCCCCCGAACACCCCTTCCCCGCAGCGCCCGACGATGCGGAGGCAGCGGCGCGCTGGGTGGCGAGCAATCCCACGGAGCTGAACCGGAAAACCACCGGTCTGGTGCTGTGCGGCGACAGCGCGGGCGGCAACCTCACCATCGTCACCGCGCAGTCGCTCGCCGACGAGCCTGCCGACGTCCCGGTGCTGGTGCAGGCACCGATCTACCCGCTGGCGGACGATATCGCGGGGCATCAGAGCTTCCAGGATTTTTCGGAAGGCTACCTGCTCACCCGCGACGCGATGTCGTTCTTCACCAGGAGCTACGCTCCCACAGAAGGCGATGTGCGCAACTGGCCGATCCTGCGCCAGGCGCACGACCTTCCCCCGGCGGTGTTGTGCACCGCGGGCCTCGATCCCTTGCGCGATAGCGGGCGCAATTATGCCGCGCACCTCATCCAGGCGGGCGTCGACGTGACCTATATGGAATTTCCCGGAATCATCCATGGCTTCGCCAATCTGCGCAAGGCGATCGCCAGCGGCCAGAGCGATCTCGCCGCCTTCACCCATGCCATCGCCGCCATGCTGGAGCGACACGCGAAATGA
- a CDS encoding RNA pyrophosphohydrolase, translated as MNDTLGYRPCVGVMLVNAEGRVFVGRRIDNKEGDWWQMPQGGVDPGEDLDTAAFRELGEETGVTDRHATLLKRMEEPVRYDLPEELIGKLWGGKYRGQEQTWFLARFSGTDADIDLEAHDPPEFCDWKWVDPEQLPELIVPFKKRVYRTVLEAFRELV; from the coding sequence ATGAACGATACACTCGGATACCGCCCCTGCGTGGGCGTGATGCTGGTCAATGCAGAGGGCCGCGTCTTCGTCGGTCGCCGGATCGACAACAAGGAAGGCGACTGGTGGCAGATGCCGCAGGGGGGAGTCGATCCGGGGGAGGATCTGGACACCGCGGCGTTCCGCGAACTCGGCGAGGAAACGGGAGTGACCGATCGGCACGCGACGCTGCTAAAGCGCATGGAAGAGCCGGTGCGCTACGATCTGCCCGAGGAGTTGATCGGCAAGCTGTGGGGCGGCAAATATCGCGGACAGGAGCAGACCTGGTTTCTCGCGCGCTTTTCCGGCACCGATGCCGACATCGATCTGGAAGCGCACGACCCGCCTGAATTCTGCGACTGGAAATGGGTCGATCCCGAGCAGCTTCCCGAACTGATCGTGCCGTTCAAGAAGCGGGTCTATCGTACCGTGCTTGAGGCGTTTCGCGAGCTGGTGTGA
- a CDS encoding tetratricopeptide repeat protein, with translation MRFTPVAAALSLFVAVSASVVHADSGEPDPRAEVLLDQGKAALAADQPQQAVDAFEAALAIDPGYEGTYLALGEAARAQGLQGKAIRYYREVLTRKPDDYGAISGEGIAMVEKGAVEKARLNLSRLESLCGDDCSETQRLAAAIARGPQQPVLTAEAVMPEAKVSQNN, from the coding sequence ATGCGTTTTACGCCCGTCGCCGCCGCTCTTTCGCTGTTCGTGGCGGTGAGCGCCAGCGTGGTGCATGCCGATAGCGGGGAGCCCGATCCGCGCGCGGAAGTGCTGCTCGACCAGGGCAAGGCGGCGCTCGCGGCCGATCAGCCGCAGCAGGCGGTCGATGCGTTCGAGGCGGCGCTGGCGATCGATCCCGGTTACGAGGGAACCTACCTGGCGCTGGGCGAGGCGGCCCGCGCACAAGGCCTCCAGGGCAAGGCGATCCGCTATTACCGCGAAGTGCTGACCCGCAAGCCCGACGATTACGGCGCGATTTCGGGCGAGGGCATAGCGATGGTGGAGAAGGGCGCAGTGGAGAAGGCGCGGCTCAACCTGTCCCGCCTGGAATCGCTGTGCGGCGACGATTGCAGCGAGACGCAGCGCCTTGCCGCCGCGATCGCGCGCGGGCCGCAGCAACCGGTGCTGACGGCGGAGGCGGTGATGCCGGAAGCCAAGGTGTCGCAGAACAACTGA
- a CDS encoding RsmB/NOP family class I SAM-dependent RNA methyltransferase, whose amino-acid sequence MTPSARIAAAIDILDSVVEAARGEGAPADRIVAEWARAHRFAGSKDRRAIRELVYDAIRHCGPIPASGRAAMLALAEHRPEIAPLFDGSQYGPAARLDDEQAAKPGIAPDWLVAELANSGVDDEEAAALMDRAPLDLRVNTLKADRDTIELPERGEPLAAPQGLRFASGTMVEQWATYRDGLVEIQDHGSQLACAAVAARPGETVIDLCAGAGGKTLALAATMENSGTLLACDTDKRRLGNLPPRAARAGAGLIETMLLDPGRELEALRPWQAQADAVLIDAPCSGTGTWRRKPEAKWRLTPQRLAQFGGVQDRLLDIAARLVKPGGRLVFVTCSLLDAEGADRFAAFLEGHPTWTGDRPDLPLGRERGEGIRLSPARDETDGFFIARAFLPC is encoded by the coding sequence ATGACCCCGAGCGCGCGGATCGCGGCCGCCATCGACATTCTCGACAGCGTCGTCGAAGCGGCCCGGGGAGAAGGCGCACCCGCCGACCGGATCGTTGCCGAATGGGCGCGCGCGCATCGCTTCGCCGGATCGAAGGATCGCCGAGCCATTCGCGAACTCGTTTACGATGCGATTCGCCATTGTGGCCCCATTCCCGCATCCGGCCGCGCGGCGATGCTGGCGCTGGCGGAGCATCGCCCCGAAATCGCCCCGCTGTTCGACGGGTCGCAATACGGCCCGGCGGCGCGCCTGGACGACGAGCAGGCCGCAAAACCGGGCATTGCGCCCGATTGGCTGGTGGCCGAACTTGCGAATTCGGGTGTCGACGATGAAGAGGCCGCCGCGCTGATGGATCGCGCGCCGCTCGATCTGCGGGTCAATACGCTGAAGGCCGATCGCGACACTATCGAATTGCCGGAACGCGGCGAGCCGCTGGCCGCACCGCAGGGCCTGCGCTTCGCATCCGGCACGATGGTAGAGCAATGGGCCACCTATCGCGACGGGCTGGTCGAGATACAGGACCATGGCAGCCAGCTCGCCTGCGCCGCCGTCGCCGCGCGACCTGGAGAGACCGTGATCGACCTTTGCGCCGGTGCGGGTGGCAAGACGCTCGCGCTCGCCGCGACGATGGAGAATTCGGGCACGCTGCTCGCCTGCGATACCGACAAGCGGCGGCTCGGCAACCTGCCCCCACGCGCCGCGCGGGCCGGGGCGGGCCTGATCGAGACGATGCTGCTCGACCCGGGTCGCGAGCTGGAAGCCTTGCGGCCGTGGCAAGCGCAGGCCGACGCGGTGCTGATCGACGCGCCCTGCTCGGGGACGGGGACATGGCGGCGCAAGCCGGAAGCGAAGTGGCGATTAACGCCTCAGCGCCTCGCGCAGTTCGGGGGTGTGCAGGATCGCCTGCTCGACATCGCGGCCAGGCTGGTGAAGCCCGGCGGGCGGCTGGTGTTCGTGACATGCTCGCTGCTCGATGCAGAAGGGGCGGACCGGTTCGCGGCATTTCTCGAAGGCCACCCGACCTGGACCGGCGACCGGCCCGATCTCCCGCTCGGACGCGAGCGAGGCGAGGGCATTCGCCTCTCGCCCGCACGCGACGAAACGGACGGATTTTTCATCGCACGTGCATTCCTGCCGTGTTAG